The Edaphobacter sp. 12200R-103 genome contains a region encoding:
- the thpR gene encoding RNA 2',3'-cyclic phosphodiesterase, with translation MKMRLFVGIALDPALTDALKRLTASLRRAGDGLRWSSPESWHITLQFLGATDPQCYESLLARLSEIHRPPLAIHLGVPDVFERAGVFHIGVLPSQHLTALERHVVAATALCGIRPEDHPYHPHITLVRSKGHEGRRGLHALLEHLHSPHTLPSFTAHEFLLYQSLPTPTGSRYEIRARFPLSSPPAQ, from the coding sequence ATGAAGATGCGTCTCTTCGTCGGAATCGCCCTCGACCCCGCACTCACCGATGCGCTCAAACGCCTCACCGCATCGCTGCGCCGCGCCGGCGATGGCCTGCGCTGGTCCAGCCCCGAATCCTGGCACATCACTCTCCAGTTCCTCGGCGCAACCGATCCGCAGTGCTACGAATCTCTCCTCGCCCGCCTCAGCGAGATTCACCGTCCACCGCTCGCGATCCACCTCGGCGTCCCTGACGTCTTCGAACGCGCCGGCGTCTTTCACATCGGCGTGCTGCCCTCACAGCACCTCACCGCACTCGAGCGCCACGTCGTAGCCGCCACGGCACTCTGCGGCATCCGGCCTGAAGACCACCCCTACCATCCCCACATCACCCTCGTGCGCAGCAAGGGCCATGAAGGACGCCGCGGACTCCACGCACTGCTCGAGCACCTTCACTCGCCCCATACGCTTCCGTCCTTCACCGCGCACGAATTCCTCCTCTACCAGAGCCTCCCCACTCCCACCGGCTCACGCTACGAGATCCGCGCCCGCTTCCCCCTGTCCTCGCCTCCAGCGCAATAA
- a CDS encoding SMP-30/gluconolactonase/LRE family protein, whose product MSFLNARCLTVCAALIVSFAQVASAAEILIADAKSQPESLTVAPGGVLIVGSASTPFVYKVKPGASTAEKFIDASAEGPGTFFFGMLADASTNTLWTCQLTPVPNTTPVERHTALRSFDLTTGAPKIRWNLPGDNNTCNDFAIGPDKALYITDTANGKIYRLPSGATTAELFLEHRTLMGVDGITFLDGTLYVNNVFFNKLYRIPVDASGKAGTPVDIWMDQPIKGPDGMRAAGGKLLVAENGSGKISAITVNGDKASVTVLKDGLKTPTGVEASGDTIWIAERGKGQAVSIPMPK is encoded by the coding sequence ATGTCGTTTTTGAACGCTCGATGCCTGACTGTATGCGCGGCTCTCATTGTGAGCTTTGCCCAGGTTGCGTCCGCAGCCGAGATCCTGATCGCCGATGCGAAGTCGCAGCCGGAGAGCCTGACGGTGGCTCCCGGAGGCGTGCTGATCGTCGGCAGCGCCAGCACGCCCTTTGTTTACAAGGTGAAGCCCGGCGCTTCTACGGCGGAGAAGTTTATCGATGCCAGCGCCGAAGGCCCGGGAACCTTCTTCTTCGGCATGCTGGCGGATGCATCGACCAACACCCTGTGGACCTGCCAGCTTACTCCCGTGCCAAACACGACGCCGGTCGAGCGGCATACCGCGCTCAGGAGCTTCGACCTTACGACCGGAGCACCGAAGATTCGCTGGAACCTGCCCGGCGACAACAACACGTGCAACGACTTTGCCATCGGGCCGGACAAGGCGCTCTACATCACCGACACCGCAAACGGAAAGATCTATCGCCTGCCGAGCGGCGCCACCACGGCAGAGCTGTTCCTCGAGCATCGCACGCTGATGGGCGTCGACGGCATCACCTTCCTGGATGGCACGCTGTATGTGAACAACGTCTTCTTCAACAAGCTGTATCGCATTCCCGTGGACGCCAGTGGAAAGGCGGGAACGCCCGTCGATATCTGGATGGACCAGCCAATCAAAGGACCGGATGGCATGCGCGCAGCCGGAGGAAAGCTGCTTGTGGCTGAGAACGGCAGCGGCAAGATCTCCGCGATTACGGTGAATGGAGACAAGGCCAGCGTCACGGTGCTGAAGGACGGCCTCAAGACTCCCACGGGAGTGGAGGCATCAGGCGATACGATCTGGATCGCCGAACGCGGCAAGGGACAGGCTGTCTCCATCCCTATGCCGAAGTAA
- a CDS encoding M56 family metallopeptidase — protein sequence MNALEMWLVSYLANALWIVPLIFAAAWAAARLAQRLGPGPAHRIWVFALVTEALLPAIQLHLFNIEILRLFGLSGISSPVHSRTAITFSAFAGGHERKLILSHDALAAIATVYIAGLTYFATRLAYSLWKTHRIAMRADERCEERVADRWRTVAAFLSVDAGIAESAEIPGPVTVGVRRKLLLLPRGFASHTAEDLDAVMAHECAHMARHDFLKNLLYSLVSLPCAFHPFLWLTRARLSESREMVCDAIAAEMLDGPQTYARSLLRLASAMLERPQVDIHAIGIFDANHFERRIMRLTAGTASSGSVLRTLTFVACAAIGFGTCASALTLRTEIGTEANGLTGRAMAKEEAHPSMPVLISSKMPEYPAEGKEAHLSGICLVGLTVDQQGMPQDVHILRSLRPDFDRNAVAAVQEYRFKPALSEGKPVSRQIKVEVKFAYF from the coding sequence ATGAACGCGCTGGAGATGTGGCTCGTCTCGTATCTCGCGAATGCCCTGTGGATCGTTCCGCTGATCTTCGCGGCAGCGTGGGCTGCAGCACGTCTTGCGCAAAGGCTGGGACCGGGACCGGCGCACAGGATATGGGTGTTTGCTCTCGTCACCGAAGCGCTGTTGCCGGCCATACAGCTTCACCTCTTCAATATCGAAATTCTGCGGCTCTTTGGCCTGTCGGGAATCTCTTCTCCGGTTCACAGCCGCACGGCCATCACGTTCAGCGCGTTTGCAGGCGGCCACGAGAGGAAGCTGATTCTTTCGCACGATGCCTTAGCTGCAATTGCGACGGTTTACATTGCCGGCCTGACATACTTTGCAACGAGACTGGCGTACAGCCTCTGGAAGACGCATCGGATCGCCATGCGCGCGGACGAACGCTGCGAGGAACGCGTGGCGGATCGCTGGCGAACGGTGGCTGCCTTCCTCAGTGTCGACGCCGGAATTGCAGAATCTGCAGAGATTCCGGGACCGGTCACTGTAGGAGTGCGGAGAAAATTGCTTCTTCTTCCGCGAGGATTCGCCAGTCACACGGCAGAGGATCTCGATGCGGTCATGGCGCACGAATGCGCTCATATGGCCCGTCATGACTTCCTCAAGAACCTGCTCTACAGCCTCGTCTCGCTGCCTTGCGCATTTCATCCGTTTCTGTGGCTGACCCGGGCTCGGTTGTCGGAGAGTCGCGAGATGGTCTGCGATGCCATCGCCGCAGAGATGCTCGACGGTCCGCAAACCTACGCACGATCGCTGCTGCGTCTGGCGTCCGCGATGCTGGAACGCCCTCAGGTCGACATCCACGCCATCGGAATCTTCGATGCCAACCATTTTGAGAGGAGAATTATGCGCCTGACCGCCGGAACCGCAAGCTCAGGAAGTGTGCTACGCACTCTAACATTTGTGGCATGTGCAGCGATTGGATTTGGAACATGCGCTTCAGCGCTCACCTTGAGGACAGAGATCGGCACAGAAGCGAATGGATTAACCGGAAGAGCCATGGCAAAGGAAGAAGCTCATCCGAGCATGCCTGTGCTCATCAGCAGCAAAATGCCCGAATATCCAGCTGAAGGGAAAGAAGCTCACCTGAGCGGAATCTGCCTGGTTGGTTTGACGGTAGATCAACAGGGTATGCCCCAGGACGTACATATCCTCAGAAGCCTGCGACCGGACTTCGACCGGAATGCAGTGGCAGCGGTTCAGGAATATCGCTTCAAGCCTGCCTTGTCTGAAGGCAAGCCCGTCTCAAGGCAGATTAAGGTCGAAGTGAAATTTGCCTATTTCTAA
- the efp gene encoding elongation factor P, with amino-acid sequence MAALIEAIDIKRKTLFEHEDTPFYCMDVEVNSPTARGGQTLVRVKMRNLLTNAVFERTFKAGEKFKEPDLEQVDATYLYSDGDGYHFLDQQSFETLTLTENMVGNALDFLVDGLLIQVNKYNGNPIGLELPIFVDLAVTETEPGLSGASQSGSVTKVAKLETGLDIRVPLFIKEGEKVKVSTESREFAGRA; translated from the coding sequence ATGGCTGCACTGATCGAAGCAATCGACATTAAGCGCAAGACACTGTTTGAGCACGAAGACACGCCGTTCTACTGCATGGATGTCGAGGTGAACTCGCCCACGGCGCGCGGCGGACAGACGCTGGTGCGCGTGAAGATGCGCAATCTACTGACGAACGCGGTCTTCGAGAGGACCTTCAAGGCCGGCGAGAAGTTCAAGGAGCCCGACCTCGAGCAGGTGGATGCGACGTATCTCTACAGCGATGGCGATGGATACCACTTTCTGGACCAGCAAAGCTTTGAGACGCTTACGCTGACGGAGAACATGGTCGGCAATGCGCTGGATTTTCTTGTCGATGGTTTGCTGATCCAGGTGAACAAGTACAACGGCAATCCTATCGGGCTGGAGCTGCCGATCTTTGTCGACCTGGCGGTGACAGAGACGGAGCCGGGGCTGAGCGGAGCCTCGCAGAGCGGAAGCGTGACCAAGGTGGCGAAGCTGGAGACCGGCCTCGATATTCGCGTGCCGCTCTTTATCAAGGAAGGCGAGAAGGTAAAGGTTTCGACGGAGAGCCGCGAGTTTGCCGGGCGGGCGTAG
- a CDS encoding carboxymuconolactone decarboxylase family protein, whose protein sequence is MYDMKNLTLLKKLDANAPDQMKAFWEFDKAAFQPGSIDVLHKQLMALAVALTTQCPYCLELHRRAAVQAGATEAMLAETAVVAAAMRAGAAVTHASHLFKE, encoded by the coding sequence ATGTACGACATGAAGAACCTCACCCTGTTGAAGAAGCTGGACGCGAACGCACCCGACCAGATGAAGGCCTTCTGGGAGTTCGACAAGGCAGCCTTTCAGCCCGGTTCCATCGATGTCCTGCACAAGCAGCTGATGGCCCTCGCCGTCGCCCTTACAACCCAGTGCCCCTACTGCCTGGAGCTGCATCGCCGCGCCGCCGTGCAGGCCGGAGCCACCGAGGCCATGCTCGCCGAGACAGCCGTCGTCGCAGCAGCCATGCGTGCCGGAGCCGCCGTAACCCACGCCAGCCATCTCTTCAAGGAGTAG
- a CDS encoding alpha/beta hydrolase, with product MSDTEMLHPQVADLLSGILRPNPAAGPATIEATRAASHRLGDLLGGPAEPVHRVWESTAESSQGPVRLRWYQAEDAEPDSLLVYVHGGGWVAGDLDTHDMICRGLALRSRYIILSVDYSLAPEDIHPRPVLEVASILEQARALAGGFGLDIRTLAVAGDSAGAHLLASAMHHLASFGRALPDAAALIYPVTDASLAYPSYERFGEGFALTAVGMRWYWEQYLGSDLASLDDDHLRDPYLSPLYSPHLDRFPPSLVITAACDVLHDEGVAFTSRLRQRSVPVEHIDVPGYIHGFLRYRKVLTDPEHGPDAILTRIGEFLARQTTAKASV from the coding sequence ATGTCTGACACCGAGATGTTGCACCCGCAGGTCGCCGACCTCCTTAGCGGAATCCTGCGGCCCAATCCCGCAGCCGGCCCCGCCACCATCGAAGCGACCCGCGCCGCCAGCCACCGGCTCGGCGATCTTCTCGGAGGACCTGCCGAACCCGTCCACCGCGTCTGGGAGAGCACCGCCGAAAGCTCGCAGGGTCCGGTTCGCCTGCGCTGGTACCAGGCCGAAGACGCCGAACCGGACTCGCTGCTGGTCTACGTGCACGGCGGCGGATGGGTCGCAGGCGATCTCGACACCCACGACATGATCTGCCGCGGCCTCGCCCTGCGCTCGCGCTACATCATCCTCAGCGTGGACTACAGCCTCGCCCCGGAGGACATTCATCCACGGCCCGTCCTCGAAGTCGCATCCATCCTCGAACAGGCGCGCGCACTCGCGGGTGGCTTTGGTCTCGATATTCGCACCCTGGCCGTCGCCGGTGACAGCGCGGGCGCACATCTGCTCGCCTCCGCCATGCACCACCTGGCATCCTTTGGCCGTGCCCTGCCCGACGCTGCGGCTCTCATCTACCCGGTCACCGACGCCTCGCTCGCCTATCCCAGCTACGAACGCTTCGGCGAGGGCTTCGCTCTCACCGCCGTGGGTATGCGCTGGTACTGGGAGCAGTACCTCGGCAGCGATCTCGCCTCGCTCGACGACGATCATCTCCGCGACCCGTACCTCTCGCCGCTCTACTCCCCGCACCTCGACCGCTTTCCACCGTCGCTCGTCATCACGGCGGCCTGCGACGTGCTTCACGACGAAGGCGTCGCCTTCACCAGTCGCCTCCGTCAAAGATCCGTCCCGGTCGAACACATCGACGTCCCCGGCTACATCCACGGCTTTCTTCGCTACCGCAAGGTCCTCACCGACCCGGAACACGGCCCCGACGCCATCCTGACCCGCATCGGCGAGTTTCTCGCCCGCCAGACCACCGCGAAAGCATCGGTATAA
- a CDS encoding GyrI-like domain-containing protein, whose translation MISVPHIVESPQQRIAFIRVKTPRGEIVHAMRVGLEELGRVLKRQNVAPSGPWFTHHFRRPDESFDFRICFPVESDVKPEGHVEAGELEAARVVQAVYSGGYEGLGGGWGELHEWIAAHNLKTRDDLWERYLMGPDMSSDTTEWRTELNRPLE comes from the coding sequence ATGATCAGCGTGCCGCATATTGTCGAGTCGCCGCAGCAGAGGATAGCGTTTATCCGGGTAAAGACTCCGCGGGGTGAGATTGTGCATGCCATGCGCGTGGGGCTGGAGGAGCTGGGCCGCGTGCTGAAGCGGCAGAATGTTGCTCCGTCCGGTCCGTGGTTTACGCATCATTTTCGGCGTCCGGATGAGAGCTTCGACTTCCGCATCTGCTTTCCGGTGGAGAGCGATGTTAAGCCTGAGGGACACGTAGAGGCGGGAGAGCTGGAGGCGGCGCGGGTGGTGCAGGCGGTCTACAGCGGAGGCTATGAGGGGCTGGGTGGCGGCTGGGGTGAATTGCACGAGTGGATTGCTGCCCACAACCTGAAGACGCGCGACGATCTGTGGGAACGGTACCTGATGGGTCCGGATATGAGCAGCGACACGACGGAGTGGAGGACGGAGCTGAATCGTCCGCTGGAGTAG
- the ruvX gene encoding Holliday junction resolvase RuvX, with protein sequence MATGRVMALDVGKARIGVALSDPLGYTAQPLLTIWRKGRGEDLRSLMRLIRRHEVTEIVVGNPLHMSGDVSPWAAKVQEFAEEIGARSGVAVHLWDERLSSVAAHEILDEAGHDRRDRKRIIDQVAAVVILRDWMQAREDGRVQQERGEAM encoded by the coding sequence ATGGCGACGGGACGGGTGATGGCGCTCGATGTGGGCAAGGCACGGATCGGCGTGGCGCTCTCCGACCCTCTGGGTTACACGGCGCAGCCTCTGCTGACGATCTGGCGCAAGGGGCGGGGAGAGGATCTGCGCAGCCTGATGCGGCTGATCCGCAGGCATGAGGTTACGGAGATCGTCGTCGGCAACCCGCTGCATATGTCGGGCGATGTGAGTCCCTGGGCGGCAAAGGTGCAGGAGTTCGCCGAGGAGATCGGCGCGCGTTCGGGGGTTGCGGTGCATCTGTGGGATGAGCGGTTGAGCTCGGTTGCAGCGCACGAGATTCTTGATGAGGCCGGGCACGACCGCAGGGATCGCAAGCGGATTATCGACCAGGTTGCGGCGGTCGTGATTCTGCGCGACTGGATGCAGGCGCGCGAGGATGGCCGGGTTCAGCAAGAGCGCGGCGAAGCGATGTAG
- a CDS encoding NUDIX domain-containing protein, producing MPKRSAGLLMYRYREDVSGTAPDATLEVFLVHPGGPFWAKKDLGAWTIPKGEYSDDEDPLAAAIREFREETGFTAEGNFLPLGEIRQTGGKLVTLWAIEGDCDPDALVSMTFEMEWPPRSGRRAGFPEVDRGAWFPLTEARTRILASQQPALERLVERIPGPRSASTRIPSESTP from the coding sequence ATGCCAAAACGATCCGCCGGCCTGCTGATGTACCGTTACCGCGAAGACGTATCCGGGACCGCGCCCGATGCCACGCTCGAAGTCTTCCTTGTGCATCCCGGCGGACCCTTCTGGGCGAAGAAAGACCTCGGCGCCTGGACCATCCCCAAGGGCGAGTACAGCGACGACGAAGATCCTCTCGCCGCCGCCATCCGCGAGTTCCGCGAAGAGACCGGCTTCACCGCTGAGGGCAACTTCCTCCCGCTCGGCGAGATTCGTCAGACCGGCGGCAAACTCGTCACCCTCTGGGCCATCGAAGGCGACTGCGACCCCGACGCACTCGTCAGCATGACCTTCGAGATGGAGTGGCCTCCCCGCTCCGGCCGCCGCGCCGGCTTCCCCGAAGTCGATCGCGGCGCATGGTTCCCGCTCACGGAAGCCCGCACCCGCATCCTCGCCAGCCAGCAGCCCGCACTCGAACGCCTCGTCGAACGCATCCCAGGCCCACGATCCGCCTCAACCAGGATTCCCTCGGAGAGCACACCATGA
- a CDS encoding BlaI/MecI/CopY family transcriptional regulator, whose amino-acid sequence MGHKEKDGLTRLELKIMQVVWRRGPSNVTEVQEDLDEPLAYTTVQTMLNILERKRKVKRKLRGRAYEYSAAVSESKAVSHAVRDLVDRMFGGSSEELVMSLIKSRQLDRETIARLTKRLEEGDGE is encoded by the coding sequence ATGGGACACAAGGAAAAAGACGGCTTGACGAGGCTGGAGTTGAAGATCATGCAGGTGGTCTGGCGGCGCGGCCCCAGCAATGTGACCGAGGTCCAGGAGGATCTCGATGAGCCGCTCGCCTACACCACGGTTCAAACGATGCTGAACATTCTCGAGCGCAAGAGAAAGGTCAAGCGCAAGCTGCGCGGACGCGCCTACGAATACAGCGCTGCCGTGAGTGAATCGAAGGCCGTGAGCCACGCTGTGCGCGACCTTGTGGATCGCATGTTCGGTGGCTCAAGTGAGGAGCTGGTGATGAGCCTGATCAAGAGCAGGCAGCTGGATCGGGAGACCATCGCAAGGCTGACAAAGCGCCTTGAAGAAGGAGACGGAGAATGA
- a CDS encoding zinc-dependent alcohol dehydrogenase family protein, with protein sequence MHPPSPAGTRTCSVRTYVIHEPGAHFVPVELPRPVPAANQVLVRILASGVNPLDTKIRAGKAPHARQPLPAVLGLDMAGVVEEVGAAVSAFRPGDEVYGMVGGVGGLQGTLAEFVSVSADLLAHKPRSLSMREAAALPLITITAWEGLVDRARVHDGQAVLIHAGAGGVGHVAIQLAKFYGAEVFATVSPTKKHIVEAFGATAIDYHALSTEQYIDLHTHGEGFDIIYDTVGGATLDASFAAVKRYTGHVVSCLGWGTHALAPLSFRGATYSGVFTLMPLLTGSGQKRHGEILRQAAAIADAGRLKPLLNDQHFAADQVEAAHALVESGPLGKVVVEF encoded by the coding sequence ATGCATCCTCCATCGCCGGCAGGAACGAGGACCTGCAGCGTGCGCACCTATGTCATTCATGAACCCGGAGCGCACTTCGTTCCGGTCGAGCTTCCCCGCCCGGTCCCCGCGGCCAATCAGGTCCTGGTCCGCATCCTGGCCAGCGGCGTCAATCCTCTCGATACCAAGATTCGCGCCGGAAAGGCGCCCCACGCCCGCCAGCCGCTTCCGGCAGTGCTCGGTCTCGACATGGCCGGCGTCGTCGAAGAGGTCGGCGCAGCCGTCTCAGCATTTCGTCCCGGTGACGAGGTCTACGGGATGGTCGGCGGAGTCGGTGGCCTCCAGGGCACGCTCGCGGAGTTTGTCTCCGTCAGCGCAGATCTTCTGGCACACAAGCCGCGTTCTCTCTCGATGCGCGAAGCCGCGGCGCTTCCCCTGATCACCATCACCGCGTGGGAGGGCCTCGTCGATCGCGCCAGGGTGCATGACGGCCAGGCTGTTCTCATTCACGCAGGCGCAGGCGGCGTAGGCCACGTCGCAATTCAGCTGGCAAAGTTCTACGGGGCCGAGGTGTTTGCGACGGTTTCGCCCACGAAGAAGCACATCGTGGAAGCATTCGGCGCGACCGCCATCGACTACCACGCGCTCTCGACCGAACAGTATATCGATCTGCACACCCACGGCGAGGGATTCGACATTATCTACGACACCGTGGGAGGCGCCACGCTCGATGCTTCCTTCGCCGCCGTCAAGCGCTATACCGGACATGTCGTCAGTTGCCTCGGATGGGGTACGCACGCTCTCGCTCCCCTCTCGTTTCGAGGCGCCACCTACTCCGGCGTCTTCACCCTGATGCCTCTGTTGACCGGATCAGGCCAAAAGCGGCATGGCGAGATCCTGCGCCAGGCCGCGGCGATTGCAGATGCCGGCCGCCTGAAGCCGCTTCTCAACGACCAACATTTTGCCGCCGACCAGGTTGAAGCGGCACACGCGCTGGTCGAATCTGGCCCCCTCGGCAAGGTCGTCGTCGAGTTCTAA
- a CDS encoding alpha-N-arabinofuranosidase, with protein sequence MTRTSSSRRRFLKSSSLAAAAVALRGSSLLAQSSAQVDAHIDIDPGETIATISPEIYSHFIEHLGGVIYDGVWVGEGSKIANVGGIRKDFIDTMRAVQVPVLRWPGGCFADSYDWRDGIGPRDKRPNRAGFWKQQESNQYGLHEFMRTCRAIGCKPYLAANLRTQPARDFYQEIEYCNAPAGNLPSNSAAPAAPDALAAQREANGDREPFNVDLWGVGNESWGCGGNLTPEEYAMEFRRFTAWTPTYGDTPLRFVAVGPNGDDVDWTSRLFKALYGNPERRHLWGLSVHYYTSGSPTKFAAGDALKFNDDEFYDLLTRGSLMDKVITDHWNAMSSAVPSALSREQPSVKLVVDEWGAWYGKGTELAPEYNLSQQSTMRDALLTGITFDIFQRHADKVGVAAVAQSINCIHSLMLAQGDRFCVTPTFHVFQMYLPHRGAQSVRADFTAASIPNPMGNTASQVGGNSYIGQLPPIKSLAGLSGSASVKGKSLTLTVVNPHLTQPMTTEIAVRGASIASAKGTVLAEKDVHAHNDFAHPDAVKPRSAGALSPAGGKLTHSFPPASVTSLEIALV encoded by the coding sequence ATGACACGAACCAGCTCGTCGCGCCGCCGCTTCCTTAAATCGTCCTCGCTTGCAGCGGCTGCCGTTGCACTGCGCGGTTCCAGCCTGCTTGCGCAGAGCTCTGCCCAGGTCGACGCGCATATCGACATCGATCCCGGCGAGACGATTGCCACCATCTCGCCGGAGATCTACTCGCACTTTATCGAGCATCTTGGCGGCGTGATCTATGACGGCGTGTGGGTTGGAGAGGGATCGAAGATCGCCAACGTGGGCGGCATCCGCAAGGACTTCATCGACACCATGCGCGCCGTGCAGGTGCCCGTGCTGCGCTGGCCGGGCGGCTGTTTTGCCGACTCCTACGACTGGCGCGATGGCATCGGTCCGCGCGACAAACGGCCGAACCGCGCGGGCTTCTGGAAGCAGCAGGAATCGAACCAGTACGGCCTGCACGAGTTTATGCGCACCTGCCGGGCAATCGGGTGCAAGCCTTATCTTGCGGCCAATCTGCGGACGCAGCCGGCGCGCGACTTCTACCAGGAGATCGAGTACTGCAACGCTCCTGCAGGCAATCTTCCTTCGAACTCGGCTGCGCCTGCGGCTCCCGATGCGCTGGCCGCGCAGCGTGAAGCCAATGGCGATCGCGAGCCCTTCAACGTCGATCTTTGGGGCGTCGGCAACGAGTCGTGGGGCTGCGGCGGCAATCTCACTCCCGAAGAGTACGCCATGGAATTTCGCCGCTTTACGGCGTGGACGCCGACCTATGGAGACACCCCGCTGCGCTTTGTCGCGGTGGGTCCCAACGGGGACGATGTCGACTGGACGAGCCGATTGTTCAAGGCGCTCTACGGCAACCCGGAGCGGCGTCATCTGTGGGGACTCTCCGTTCATTACTACACGTCGGGCAGTCCGACGAAGTTTGCCGCGGGCGATGCGCTGAAGTTCAACGACGACGAGTTCTACGATCTGCTGACGCGCGGAAGCCTGATGGACAAGGTCATCACGGACCACTGGAACGCGATGAGCAGCGCCGTTCCCAGCGCGCTGTCGAGGGAGCAGCCCTCGGTCAAGCTGGTCGTCGACGAGTGGGGAGCGTGGTACGGCAAGGGCACGGAGCTTGCGCCCGAGTACAACCTGTCGCAGCAGTCCACCATGCGCGATGCGCTTTTGACCGGCATCACGTTCGACATCTTCCAGCGCCATGCGGACAAGGTTGGCGTCGCTGCCGTCGCGCAGTCAATCAACTGCATTCACTCGCTGATGCTGGCGCAGGGGGACAGGTTCTGCGTCACGCCGACCTTCCACGTCTTCCAGATGTATCTTCCGCATCGCGGAGCGCAGTCGGTGCGCGCAGATTTTACGGCGGCCTCGATTCCCAACCCCATGGGCAACACGGCAAGCCAGGTGGGAGGCAACAGCTACATCGGCCAGCTTCCTCCCATCAAGTCGCTTGCCGGTCTCAGCGGATCCGCCTCGGTCAAGGGCAAATCGCTCACGCTTACCGTGGTGAACCCGCACCTGACCCAGCCGATGACGACGGAGATCGCCGTGCGCGGCGCCTCGATTGCCTCAGCGAAGGGAACCGTGCTGGCGGAGAAGGATGTGCATGCGCACAACGACTTTGCGCATCCGGATGCGGTCAAGCCGCGCTCTGCCGGAGCCCTCAGTCCGGCAGGAGGAAAGCTTACTCACAGCTTTCCTCCTGCCAGCGTTACCTCGCTTGAGATCGCACTGGTGTGA
- a CDS encoding acyltransferase yields the protein MSFQQSAVSGRSWRRVDGIDLLRGLSIFLVLMNHVNMRLLSAHVPYTKGMPPQMAATLVWSGQYGVQIFFAVSGFLITSTSMRRWRFPGGVSLKEFYTLRVARIAPLMLLLLAVLSVLHLSGVHGYVVSEKVGGLKAALAAALTFRINVLEATRGYLPAGWDILWSLSVEEVFYLFFPVVALLSRRTRMLVPLLLVFAMAGPFARAAALRHNPVWYEYSYLGGMDAIAMGCLTAILTSGRELTKRVVWWCTAFGMALLILILGFSIRVNTAGLGRNGLSMTILALGACLVIAAAASSGWRAPRLLEPVLALGRLSYEIYLTHIFVVMGLFSVFLSAGKPMRGVAVLFAGVIVCAGLLGLLVSKLYTEPMNLWIRARAGKASQEAGMAVAGR from the coding sequence ATGAGCTTTCAGCAAAGTGCAGTCAGCGGCCGCAGCTGGAGACGCGTCGACGGGATCGACCTGCTGCGCGGACTTTCGATCTTCCTTGTTCTGATGAATCACGTCAATATGAGGTTGTTGTCGGCGCATGTGCCGTACACCAAAGGCATGCCGCCGCAGATGGCGGCCACGCTGGTGTGGAGCGGGCAGTATGGCGTACAGATCTTCTTCGCGGTGTCGGGATTCCTGATTACGTCGACGAGCATGCGCAGATGGCGATTCCCCGGAGGTGTGTCGCTCAAGGAGTTCTATACGCTGCGCGTGGCACGCATCGCTCCGTTGATGCTGCTGTTGCTGGCCGTGCTATCGGTGCTGCACCTGAGCGGCGTGCACGGCTATGTCGTCTCCGAGAAGGTCGGCGGGCTGAAGGCTGCGCTGGCCGCGGCACTGACGTTCCGCATCAATGTGCTGGAGGCGACGCGCGGGTATCTTCCGGCGGGCTGGGATATTCTCTGGTCGCTTTCGGTGGAGGAGGTCTTCTATCTCTTCTTTCCTGTAGTCGCCCTGCTGAGTCGTCGAACGAGAATGCTTGTCCCGCTGCTGCTGGTGTTTGCGATGGCGGGGCCGTTTGCCCGCGCTGCGGCGCTGCGGCATAACCCGGTCTGGTATGAGTACTCGTACCTGGGCGGGATGGATGCGATTGCGATGGGATGCCTGACCGCGATCCTTACCAGCGGGCGAGAGCTTACGAAGAGAGTGGTTTGGTGGTGCACTGCCTTTGGGATGGCGCTGCTGATTTTGATTCTTGGATTTTCGATCAGGGTGAATACGGCGGGGCTGGGGAGAAACGGGCTGAGCATGACGATCCTCGCGCTGGGCGCGTGCCTGGTGATCGCCGCGGCTGCGAGTTCGGGATGGCGCGCACCGCGTCTGCTGGAGCCGGTGCTCGCGCTGGGGCGGCTGAGCTACGAGATCTACCTGACCCACATCTTTGTCGTGATGGGGCTGTTCAGCGTGTTTCTCAGCGCGGGCAAGCCGATGCGTGGCGTTGCGGTGCTGTTCGCGGGCGTGATTGTCTGTGCCGGTCTGTTGGGCCTGCTGGTCTCGAAGCTCTACACGGAGCCGATGAATCTCTGGATACGGGCGCGTGCGGGGAAGGCTTCGCAGGAGGCCGGGATGGCGGTGGCAGGAAGATGA